The window TCATAAGATGTTCCTATCTGTTGTACTTTTCCATTATTCATAACTGCAATTCTATCAGATACGGATAATGCTTCTTGTTGATCATGAGTAACAAATATAAAAGTTATTCCAACTTCATCATGTATTGCATCTAGCTCTAATAACATATGTTGTCTTAACTGAGCATCAAGTGCGCTTAAAGGTTCATCAAGAAGTAATATTCTAGGTTCATTCACGAGTGCTCTGGCTATCGCAACTCTTTGTTTTTGTCCTCCAGATAATTGATTTGGTTTTTTATTTATATGTTCATTCAATTTTACTAAGTCTAAGTATTTTTTTACTGCAAAATCTATATCTTTTTCATTCATTTTTTTTAATCTCAATGGAAAAGCAATATTTTCATATACATTTAAATGTGGAAATAATGCATAATTTTGAAATATAGTATTCACTTTTCTTTTATTTGGAGGAAGCTTCAAAAGATCTTCACCATCCATATATATATGTCCGTTGGTTGGCTCTAAAAATCCTCCTATCATTCTTAAAAGGGTTGTTTTCCCACAACCTGAAGGTCCTAATAAAGAAAAAATTTCTCCAGACTTAATTTCAAGGTTTACATCATCCAAAGCAACAAAATCGTCTTCATAATAAATTTTATTAAGATTCTCAATCTTAATAGAGCTTCCTTTCAAATTATTACCCTCCCATCTTTCATATATGTTTAATGATAAAACAAGGGTAATTATACACTTTTATAGATTTCTATTGTATTAAAATGTGAATGTATTCTAATTACAAATTGTAAATATTCCAATATCTTTTAAATTCTTTAATATATTCTTCTGAAATTTCTGAACTATGTATTATAATAGAATTTTCATCATTCTTGTTTTGTGCAGAATTAGTAAAATTAAAAGAACCAGTTAAAACTTTTTTTTCATCAAAAATAATAACTTTATGATGAAATACTTTTGAATTTTTATCTACTATAACTTCTACATTTTCAGATTTTAATTGTTCCCAAGTAGACCACTTTGAACCAGCTTGAAAATTTTCCATTATTACTTTAACTTCTACCCCCCTATTTTTAGCTTTAATTAAAGCATCTGCTATTTCTTTATCTGTAAAAGTAAATATCATAACATATATATTCTTTTCTGAACTATTTATAAGATCTATTATTCTTTGCTTAAGATTATCCTCTGGTGTAAAATAAGATTCTATATACCCACTATTAAAATCAAATTTATTATTTAATTTTTTACCATTATTTTTTTTACCAAATAATTCATCATAAAATTGTTCTTCAAATTCAAGAATATAATTTTCTATTAAATCATTATTATATATAAATATCATATTATTTGAATTATAATTCAACCCATTATTTGTTAGATTTGTACTTCCCGTTATGAGACAATATCCATCTATTATTATAAATTTATTATGCATTAATGCATAATTAGAATCATATTTGAGTTCTATATTATCTTCTTTTTCAAGCATACTTGAATAAGTATTTTGATTTTGTGATTCTAAAACTATTTTTATATATATTCCATCTCTAGAAAGATCTTTTAATGTTTGAACTATCTCTATATTATCTATATCATAAATACTCATATAAATATACTTTTTAGCTTTTTTTAATTCTTCAATAAAAATTTTTTGATTATAAATATTTTTTTCTGAAGTGTTTTCATCATAAAATAATATTGTAGAATCTTTAGTCGGTTTTATTGTGATATTCCATGTATCTTCGCCAAGATTAAATGTATAAAAGTTTTTACTTCCACCAGCTCTAAAAAAAAATTCATTATTTTTATAATATGCAGATGGTATTTTATTTAAATCATCATATTTTAAATTTTTAAAATTTAAAATATCCCCTTTTTGTAAAAACAGGTCAAAGGTTGATGAAAAAGCAAATATAAAAACAAAAATAATATAAAAAACTAAAAAAAATTTTTTCATTTTAATTCCTCCCAATATTATAAAGTTTATATTATATATTATAATATTTTTATTTATATATTTATTAGTTTGATTTTTAATTTATTGAATAGTATAATTTTAATAAGTTATATAAACTAATTAAGGAGGGATAAAATTGAATTTATCTCATGAAGAGTATTCGGATATTCTAAACAAAGCTTTAAGCAATGGTGGAGAATATGCCGAAATTTTTTTCGAAGAAGTTTATTCAAACTTCATAATATATGATAATGGGAAATTTGAAGGATCTAATTTTTCAAGCAGAAAGGGTGCCAGTTTAAGAGTTGTAGATGGTGATGAGACTATATTTGCTCATACAAATAATCCAAATTATGAAAATTTATTGCAATTATCTGAAAATTTATCTAAAAGTGCCTCTTCTATGTTTAAAAAAAATAATATTAAAATTGAAAATTTTGAAAAGCTTGAAGATAGAGGTCTCAATGATTATGATATTAATTTTAATGATATTGGTATGAATCAAAAAATTGAAAAAATAAACTTAGCTGTAAACACTTGTAAAGAGTATGATTCAAGAATAAAACAAATTACAGTAAGATATGGCGATACTCAAAGAAAAGTAAAAATAATAAATTCAGAAGGTAAAATTGTAGAAGATATAAGAAATTATCCTATTTTTTATGTCGTAACAATAGCCAAAAATGAAAATGATGAAATGTTTACAGGATTATCTGGAAATTCTGAAAATAAAGGATTTGAATTTTTTACAGATGAAATGATAATAAAAGCTTCTAAAGAAGCTTGTAATCAAGCTATTGTTCAATTAGAAGGCGAGGATGCTCCGGCAGGAGAGTTTACTGTTATTTTATCAGCCGAAGCAGGTGGTACTATGGTTCATGAGGCTTGTGGACATGGAATGGAAGCTGATTTAGTACTTTCAGGATCTGTTTATAGAGACAAAGTTGGTAAAAAAATAGCTTCTGAAAAAATAACCGTCATCGATGATGGAACATTACCTAATAAAAGAGGAACTTTGAATTATGATGATGAATGTAATAAAACAGAAAAAACAGTATTAATAGAAAACGGTGTGTTAAAAGGTTATATGCATTCAAGAATTACAGCTAAAAAATTTGGCGTTGAACCTACTGGTAATGGTAGAAGAGAAACTTATATGCATTTGCCTATAGTTAGAATGAGAAATACTTTAATAGCCCCTGGAAAAGATGACCCAGATGAAATTTTAAAATCTGTGGAAAATGGCATCTTCGTAAAAAAAATGGGTGGTGGACAAGTAGATGTAATATCTGGAGATTTCCAATTTGGAATAAGTGAAGGTTATTTAATAGAAAATGGAAAGCTTACAAAAGCAATAAGAGGAGCTTCTCTCGTTGGTAATGGACTAAAAGTATTACAAAGCATAGATATGGTGGGAAATGATTTAGGCTTTGCAGTAGGAACATGTGGAAAAGATGGTCAAGGTGCTCCTGTTTCTGATGCCCAACCAACAGTAAGAATACCTAAAATGGTTGTAGGTGGAGTTGTAAAAGGAGGAGACAAATGATGAAGGATATACTTTTAAATATCTGTGAAAATACTAAACAAAAAGGATTTGATGTACAAATAAATGTTTTCATAAGTAAAGAAAAAAAAGCTTCTTTTTCTAATCAAAAATTGGAAGAATTATCCGAAGGAGAAAAAGGTACAGCAGGAATAAAATTGATAAATAAAGATGGAAAGAAAAGTACTTCAACTACTAATATAATAACTGAAGAAGGTATAAAAGAAGCTATTGAAAAAGCTATTGAAATGAATGAATTTTCCGAAGAAGATTCTGGAAATATAATTTCAGATCAAAAAGATTTTGAATTTATGGACTGGACTTATGATAAAACAACTGCTGAAATTGAATTAAATGATATCATTGAAATGGCTAAAGAACTTGAGAAAAAAGCTTTATCTTTAGATGATAAAATAAAATTTGTAAGAGGATCTTCTGTAGAAACTTCTACTATAAGAAATTATTTTGTTAATTCAAATAAAGTTTTTAAGCAATCTTATTTTACAGTTGCAGAAGCTTCAATAACTTTAGCAGCTATTTATGAAGAAGATTCATCCATGGGTTTCGATTTTGATGTACAATCTAGCATAAGAAATATTAACTTGGATAGAATTGCAAAAAATGCTTGTGAAAAAGCCCTAAGTGGTTTAAATTCAACTCTTTTAAATTCTGGAAGATATGATATAATTCTTTCTCCTTTTGCAAGCGCTATGTTGTTGAGTGTATTATCAACTCCATTATCTGGCGAAAGTGTTTATAAAGGAAAATCATTTTTGGGGGGTAAACTTGAAAAACAAATTGCTTCAAAAAAAGTTACCTTATTGCATGATCCTATGAATGGTTCTGCCCCAATAATGCAATCATATGATAATGAAGGAATAAATACTTCAAGATTTAATTTTATAGAAAAAGGTGTTCTTAAAAATTTCGCTCATAATCTTTATTCTGCAAAAAAACTCGGAATGAAACCAACAGGAAATGCTTTTGCTTCATCTAATTCTGGAATTCCAATAATTTCTACAATAAATATGCATCTCATGTCAACAAGTACAAGAAAAAATATAATAAATAAAGAAAAAGCTTTATATATAACACAAATGATGGGATTACACACCGCTGATCCTATATCAGGAAGATTCTCAATTCAAATTAGCGGTCAATTGATTGAAAATGGAGAATTCACTAAAAGTTTCAGAGGTATGACACTTGCTGGAACTTTATCAGAACTCTTAGAAAATATAGAAGAAATTGGTTCCGATTTTAAATATATGGGATCCATTGCAGGTTCAACAACTTTGATAAAAAATATGAGTATCGGTGGAAAATAAAAAGAATAACTCTCTGTTAAAAAACAGAGAGTTATTTTATACTTTTAATGCTTCTTTTGCTATATTTACGTATTCTTTAAAAGATTCCATATCTGTAGCTGCTATTTCAGCTAACATTTTTCTATTTATATTAACATTAGCTAATTTCAAACCATGAATTAATTCATTATATTTCATGCCTTCCATTCTTGCTGCTGCATTTATTCTTGTAACCCATAATCTTCTGTAATTTCTCTTTTTCTTTTTTCTATCAGCATATTCAAAATTTCCATTTCTTAAATATTGTTCTTTAGCTAATGTATATCTTCTACTTAAAGCACCTCTATAACCTTTAGCTGCTTTTAATATCTTCTTTCTCTTTTTTCTTGCGTTAACAGCTCTTTTTACTCTCATCAGTACCTCTCCCTTCTATTATCTTAGTCCTAATATTCTTTTAGCTTCTTTTTCGAATGATGCATTAATTTCAACTGGTCTCTTCAATCTTCTCATTTTTGAATTTGTTTTTTTACCTGTATTATGTCCAGTATGACTTCTATGTCTTACAACTTTTCCAGAACCGGTAACTTTATATCTTTTTTTTGCAGCACTTTTTGTTTTAATTTTTATCTTTGCCATATTGCTTCCTCCTTTAATTGAGCCTTAATTATTTTCAGCTTTTATTGGTTCAAGGAATATGTCCATATCTCTTCCAACCATTTTAGCAGGTCTAGATAATTTTCCATATTCAGAAGTTTCTTCAATAATTCTATCAATTAACTCTTTTCCTTTGTCTTTGAACATAATATCTCTACCCAAAAACATTATTACTGCTCTAACTTTTTGACCTTCTTTCAAAAAATCATTTATCTTTCTGACCTTAGTATCAAAATCATGATCATCGATTCTAAGTCTAAATTTCATCTCTTTAACAACTTGCTTTTTCTGATTTTTTTTAGCTTCTTTCTCTCTTTTTTCTTTCTCATAAAGATATTTACCCAGGTCCATAATCTTAGCAACAGGTGGCTTAGCAGTTGGTGCAACCAAAACTAAATCGAGTCCAGCTTCTCTTGCTTTTATTAAAGCTTCTTTTGTAGGAGTTACGCCCAATTTTTCACCTTCAGCGTCGATCAACAGTACTTTAGGAACTTTTATCTTTTCATTCCTAATAACTTTATTCTTATCGCTTATAAGAAATCACCATCCTTTGATTTATAAATAAAATACGGGTGACGAAAACGTCACCCGTATTATTGTATATAAGGCTTATATTATATCTAAATTGATTACCTCTGACGGCTTTATGCCCGGGGTGGGAAGTTCAACGTTACGGGTGACTTCCACTTTAAATTGAAATTATATGGTGGGCCATGCAGGATTCGAACCTGCGGCCTACTGATTAAGAGTCAGCCGCTCTACCAACTGAGCTAATGGCCCATTTACCCAATCCGTGTTTAATTATACAGCACAGATAAAATTTTGTCAAGAAAAACTTATTTCGGTTTCGTTAACATTATTTAGCAGCTGAACTCTTCTTGGAGTCGTTTATATAGTATCCGCTACCTTTGAATGAAATCCCAACATTTCCTATAACTCTTTCTGCTTTTTCACCACATTCTTCACATTTTATATCAGGTCTTTCATTCATAGAATGTATGGTAGTGAACTCATGTCCGCATTTGGTACATCTATATCTATAAATAGGCATTGATACTTACCTCCCTTCAAAAAAATTTTAGCATTATTTTTTTTATTTTTTGTTAAAATAAAGTTATTTATCTATGCTTCCTTTTGCTAAATACCAAAGATATAAATCTAATTTTCCCATATCTTCTCCAAATTTTTTTGATAAAGGTATAAGTCTTTGTTCCATATTTATATATTTTTTTTCATTCCAACCAGATTTAGGTAGCTCATTTATAAGATTCGATTTTAACATTATTCTCATTATATGCTTATCTAAAATAGCTAAATTTTTTTCTCCTGTATTTCTAAGAAAATGGCTGGCTTCTTTCCATCCAATCCCTTTGACATTCTTAGCTATATATTTTCTAATTTCAAATGGATTATTATTTTTTAGCATATTTTTTAATTCTGGAATAATCCATCTGTTTTCAATTATGTACTTAGTTCTTGTGTTTGGAAATCTATGTCCTACTTCTTTCATTTTCTTATTCAAATCTTCATAACTTAGATGAGCAAATCCTTCTTTTCCTATATAAGTTTGTGCTTTTATACCACCTTTCGATGTCCAATTTGCCGTCATTACACAAAAACTAAGTTCTGAAAATAAGTCCAAAGAATCTCCATTTTCTCCCAAATCCTCAAATTCTTTAAATCTATTTTCAACATCAATTTTTATAATTGGTTTTATTTCATTTAATTCATTTAAAAGATTTTCCATTTAAAAATTCCTTTCTAATCAAATTTTTTAGATGTCACTCTCATAGAATAAAATCCTATAACCATATAAATTATAAATACTATAAACATTGCAAAAAACTCTTGATTTGAAAGTTTATTCATACCAATAGCTATATCATTATTTCCTATTTTTAAACCTGCATAGGTTTCAAGAATATAAAAAGTATAAAAAGACATCAAAAAAGCACCAAATATAACAGATAATCCTGATATTATTTTTTCATAATTTTTTGAAATTATTAGAGCAAGTATAATACCAATAATCGCAAAGAAAATCCATGGTATATATTCAGAATTTATTGGAATATCTTTTAACCATTTACTATCCTTTGTAATTAAAAATGTTCCTATATTATATCCTAAAAAACCTCCAAGCAAAAGTCCTCCTATAGACATTGCAAGCTTCACTATGCTATAAAATATCATTCCAAAAACAAAACTTACTATTAAATATATAACAAATTTATAATCGGAATATTGATCTATTAAATTTCTAATTTGTTCTAATTTCAAAAGATATGGAATCAAAAATGAATATGCTCCAAAAAAACCTATAAAAAATATAGAAATTTTTGATGATAACTTAGCAAAAAAAGTAAGAAATATAGCTATTGGTAACAAAACCCATATTGAAGTAATTAAAACGTCATAATAAGATAGCAGTAAAGAAGTTGCACCCTTCAATTCTTCCATAAAATTCACCTCTTTTAATCTTTTTCAGAAAATAATAATCCAGTTGAAACTATAGTTAAAGCTGAAAGTAATATAAACAAATTTGGTATTGCCATAGCTGCTAAATAAGGTCCAAAAATATTTCCGCTTATCCTCAAAGAAGAAAAAAATGACATTCCAGTATTTTCAAACCCTTTAGATAAAACAGACGCGTATTCACTGCTCATAGTAAGAGATAGTCCCAAAAAAATACCTCCTATAAATAAAATAGATAAAAATATAATGGGATTATCTATGAAAAGATATGAAATAAATAATATAATTCCTGTGAATATAGGCATAATTTTTTTAATTCCTATTAATTTATGCTTAGCAAAATTACCTATCATAAGACCAACCGAAAATAAAGAAGCTATTACTTTTCCCAAAATAGCATTTTCGTATATTTGTTCAACATATATAGGTAAGACTACTTGTAAAGCAACTATAGATATTAAAACAGAAATACCATAAAAAGTTGCTAATAGTATTAATAAAGAAAATTTTTTAGGTTCTTTTTTGTTTAATACATCAACTTCAAAATTCTTTATTTTTTTAAAAGTAAAAAATAAATAAAATAAGACAATAATAGATAATAAAAAAAGAAATTGTTTAGGATAATATATAAAAAAACTTCCCAAGATCAAAGGTCCTAATATAGCTCCAAGACTGCCCATAATTTCTATATAACCATAAAATTTAGATTTATTTTTTATATTTAAAGATGATTTGGATACTCCCGTAAGAGATATATTATAAAAAACTGGATCAAAAAAGCCTTGAACAGCTCTTAAAATTATACTCAAAATAGGATTATATAGAAAAAAAGATATCAACATAACAATTATACCCCAAAAAAATAAAGATATAGAGTATGTTCTTTTTTCACCATATTTTGATAGGAATTTTCCCCATAATGGTCCTATTATCATTGATACAAGTGGTGTTATAGCTATAAAAGTACTTGCAAAAAATTCAGAATTAAAAATTTCTTTAATTTGTGTAAAAGATGAAGCTATACCAACTTGAGTAAAAACACTAAAAAAAGGTAAGAGTAAAAAAATCCGCAAGCTATCCATTAAAATCCCCCGTTCATTTTTTTAATTCAAAAGAATCATAATAATTATTATTTTCTATATCAATAAGATTTAATTTTATTTTATTATCAAAAATTTCTAAAATGCCACAACTTTTAGGTGTCTGTTCCTTTGGAATAGAAACAGAACCAGGATTAAATATCAAAATATTTTCTTTCTTTTCTATCTTTGAAATATGCGTATGTCCATGTATTAAAATATCCATATTTCTTTCATTTGAAATTTTAATA is drawn from Oceanotoga teriensis and contains these coding sequences:
- a CDS encoding ABC transporter ATP-binding protein; translated protein: MKGSSIKIENLNKIYYEDDFVALDDVNLEIKSGEIFSLLGPSGCGKTTLLRMIGGFLEPTNGHIYMDGEDLLKLPPNKRKVNTIFQNYALFPHLNVYENIAFPLRLKKMNEKDIDFAVKKYLDLVKLNEHINKKPNQLSGGQKQRVAIARALVNEPRILLLDEPLSALDAQLRQHMLLELDAIHDEVGITFIFVTHDQQEALSVSDRIAVMNNGKVQQIGTSYEIYEMPSNSFVANFIGETNFFTGIVKDINGNCAEIEVKDLGNLKVYLDKKININEKVRVTIRPEKIRITKEKPLSLTDDFNVLNGTVDKMIYKGFQTKYYIKINEKFTFNVQKQHAKYIIDEGIIDWYEDVYIWWDMNDGYIVEVDL
- a CDS encoding phospholipase D-like domain-containing protein, which produces MKKFFLVFYIIFVFIFAFSSTFDLFLQKGDILNFKNLKYDDLNKIPSAYYKNNEFFFRAGGSKNFYTFNLGEDTWNITIKPTKDSTILFYDENTSEKNIYNQKIFIEELKKAKKYIYMSIYDIDNIEIVQTLKDLSRDGIYIKIVLESQNQNTYSSMLEKEDNIELKYDSNYALMHNKFIIIDGYCLITGSTNLTNNGLNYNSNNMIFIYNNDLIENYILEFEEQFYDELFGKKNNGKKLNNKFDFNSGYIESYFTPEDNLKQRIIDLINSSEKNIYVMIFTFTDKEIADALIKAKNRGVEVKVIMENFQAGSKWSTWEQLKSENVEVIVDKNSKVFHHKVIIFDEKKVLTGSFNFTNSAQNKNDENSIIIHSSEISEEYIKEFKRYWNIYNL
- a CDS encoding TldD/PmbA family protein; translation: MNLSHEEYSDILNKALSNGGEYAEIFFEEVYSNFIIYDNGKFEGSNFSSRKGASLRVVDGDETIFAHTNNPNYENLLQLSENLSKSASSMFKKNNIKIENFEKLEDRGLNDYDINFNDIGMNQKIEKINLAVNTCKEYDSRIKQITVRYGDTQRKVKIINSEGKIVEDIRNYPIFYVVTIAKNENDEMFTGLSGNSENKGFEFFTDEMIIKASKEACNQAIVQLEGEDAPAGEFTVILSAEAGGTMVHEACGHGMEADLVLSGSVYRDKVGKKIASEKITVIDDGTLPNKRGTLNYDDECNKTEKTVLIENGVLKGYMHSRITAKKFGVEPTGNGRRETYMHLPIVRMRNTLIAPGKDDPDEILKSVENGIFVKKMGGGQVDVISGDFQFGISEGYLIENGKLTKAIRGASLVGNGLKVLQSIDMVGNDLGFAVGTCGKDGQGAPVSDAQPTVRIPKMVVGGVVKGGDK
- a CDS encoding TldD/PmbA family protein, which encodes MMKDILLNICENTKQKGFDVQINVFISKEKKASFSNQKLEELSEGEKGTAGIKLINKDGKKSTSTTNIITEEGIKEAIEKAIEMNEFSEEDSGNIISDQKDFEFMDWTYDKTTAEIELNDIIEMAKELEKKALSLDDKIKFVRGSSVETSTIRNYFVNSNKVFKQSYFTVAEASITLAAIYEEDSSMGFDFDVQSSIRNINLDRIAKNACEKALSGLNSTLLNSGRYDIILSPFASAMLLSVLSTPLSGESVYKGKSFLGGKLEKQIASKKVTLLHDPMNGSAPIMQSYDNEGINTSRFNFIEKGVLKNFAHNLYSAKKLGMKPTGNAFASSNSGIPIISTINMHLMSTSTRKNIINKEKALYITQMMGLHTADPISGRFSIQISGQLIENGEFTKSFRGMTLAGTLSELLENIEEIGSDFKYMGSIAGSTTLIKNMSIGGK
- the rplT gene encoding 50S ribosomal protein L20, giving the protein MRVKRAVNARKKRKKILKAAKGYRGALSRRYTLAKEQYLRNGNFEYADRKKKKRNYRRLWVTRINAAARMEGMKYNELIHGLKLANVNINRKMLAEIAATDMESFKEYVNIAKEALKV
- the rpmI gene encoding 50S ribosomal protein L35, with the protein product MAKIKIKTKSAAKKRYKVTGSGKVVRHRSHTGHNTGKKTNSKMRRLKRPVEINASFEKEAKRILGLR
- the infC gene encoding translation initiation factor IF-3, with the translated sequence MSDKNKVIRNEKIKVPKVLLIDAEGEKLGVTPTKEALIKAREAGLDLVLVAPTAKPPVAKIMDLGKYLYEKEKREKEAKKNQKKQVVKEMKFRLRIDDHDFDTKVRKINDFLKEGQKVRAVIMFLGRDIMFKDKGKELIDRIIEETSEYGKLSRPAKMVGRDMDIFLEPIKAENN
- a CDS encoding FmdB family zinc ribbon protein, with the translated sequence MPIYRYRCTKCGHEFTTIHSMNERPDIKCEECGEKAERVIGNVGISFKGSGYYINDSKKSSAAK
- a CDS encoding N-glycosylase/DNA lyase; translation: MENLLNELNEIKPIIKIDVENRFKEFEDLGENGDSLDLFSELSFCVMTANWTSKGGIKAQTYIGKEGFAHLSYEDLNKKMKEVGHRFPNTRTKYIIENRWIIPELKNMLKNNNPFEIRKYIAKNVKGIGWKEASHFLRNTGEKNLAILDKHIMRIMLKSNLINELPKSGWNEKKYINMEQRLIPLSKKFGEDMGKLDLYLWYLAKGSIDK
- a CDS encoding MFS transporter translates to MDSLRIFLLLPFFSVFTQVGIASSFTQIKEIFNSEFFASTFIAITPLVSMIIGPLWGKFLSKYGEKRTYSISLFFWGIIVMLISFFLYNPILSIILRAVQGFFDPVFYNISLTGVSKSSLNIKNKSKFYGYIEIMGSLGAILGPLILGSFFIYYPKQFLFLLSIIVLFYLFFTFKKIKNFEVDVLNKKEPKKFSLLILLATFYGISVLISIVALQVVLPIYVEQIYENAILGKVIASLFSVGLMIGNFAKHKLIGIKKIMPIFTGIILFISYLFIDNPIIFLSILFIGGIFLGLSLTMSSEYASVLSKGFENTGMSFFSSLRISGNIFGPYLAAMAIPNLFILLSALTIVSTGLLFSEKD